A genomic region of Pseudomonas sp. KU43P contains the following coding sequences:
- a CDS encoding alginate O-acetyltransferase AlgF — MKALTLFTTALLIGSTLPGAAQAEGKLAQLYAPRPPAGSAFVRVLHPADTAVQVQIGQNQPQQLGADRLASSYNVVKGSEPFTVRIAGQTVGSLSVAPDSYQSLVFKDGKLLVLDDSAASDDALKAELRFYNLASDCTAGQLQVEGGPVLFADVKPNASQARAINPVSASLTAGCGASQARALALPQLQPGDHYALFLTGTASHPVLRGELGSTAPFER; from the coding sequence ATGAAAGCCCTCACCCTGTTCACTACCGCCCTGCTGATTGGCAGCACCTTGCCTGGTGCGGCCCAGGCCGAAGGCAAGCTGGCTCAGCTGTATGCGCCGCGCCCACCGGCGGGGTCAGCTTTTGTGCGCGTGCTGCACCCTGCCGACACCGCCGTGCAGGTGCAGATTGGCCAAAACCAGCCGCAACAATTGGGAGCGGACAGGCTGGCCAGCAGCTACAACGTGGTCAAGGGCTCAGAGCCCTTCACCGTGCGCATCGCAGGCCAGACAGTAGGTAGCCTGAGCGTGGCACCGGACAGCTACCAGAGCTTGGTGTTTAAAGACGGCAAGCTACTGGTTCTGGACGACAGTGCTGCCAGCGACGACGCGCTGAAAGCCGAATTGCGCTTCTACAACCTGGCCAGCGACTGCACGGCTGGCCAACTGCAGGTGGAAGGTGGTCCGGTCCTGTTCGCCGACGTCAAACCCAACGCCAGCCAGGCGCGGGCAATCAACCCGGTGAGCGCCAGCCTCACTGCGGGGTGCGGTGCCAGCCAGGCCAGAGCTTTGGCATTACCGCAGTTGCAGCCGGGTGACCACTACGCACTGTTCCTGACCGGCACCGCCAGCCACCCCGTACTGCGCGGCGAACTGGGCAGTACCGCGCCCTTTGAGCGATAG
- a CDS encoding tryptophan synthase subunit beta produces the protein MFYVQRDDQGQLLRVEVAPYAEYTEVLPADHAEIQRWFADDVVGNSLKQLKQSDLDMIRVLEDVIEVLTAKGVFSITDLPPGAQAKLLSRSTARKALGSLNNLIEDEEEGGLI, from the coding sequence ATGTTCTACGTGCAACGCGATGATCAAGGGCAGTTGCTGCGGGTGGAAGTCGCGCCCTACGCCGAATACACGGAGGTTCTGCCGGCCGACCATGCCGAAATACAGCGATGGTTTGCCGATGATGTCGTGGGAAACAGCCTGAAGCAGCTCAAGCAGAGCGACCTGGACATGATCCGCGTGCTTGAAGACGTGATCGAGGTGCTGACCGCCAAAGGCGTGTTCAGCATCACCGATCTGCCGCCAGGCGCCCAGGCCAAGCTGCTCAGCCGCTCCACGGCGCGAAAGGCGTTGGGCAGCTTGAACAACTTGATCGAAGACGAAGAGGAAGGCGGGTTGATCTGA
- a CDS encoding DUF4434 domain-containing protein, with protein sequence MLCLLAATPFIASLPGCTRSTGLQGSFLQLWKSHADLKPEQWRQRLAAMADMGCQTVTLQWVGLIGGDSPWMIPEDMLRTLFDIAHEQGMQVQVGLPFDNAWWQALSADEQGQQRFFDQALGGAQRYMSSAPWPQHKAFAGWYIPYELEQYHWASTDSQQRLAQWLAAMASSTRQHSDRVPSISTYYSVLPTDGSLLQLWRTLLDTTQLRPVVQDGVGVAGWANLQAIEPLLLELRRRQVPFDVVVELFEQLPSQKNDGSEFKARSADYDRVRRQLEWARTTGAEQIVAFALDPWALGDDPRARRLREDWLRGHG encoded by the coding sequence TTGCTGTGTTTGCTGGCTGCAACGCCCTTCATCGCCAGCCTGCCGGGTTGTACGCGCTCCACCGGGCTGCAAGGCAGTTTCCTGCAACTTTGGAAGAGCCACGCCGATCTCAAACCCGAGCAGTGGCGCCAACGCCTCGCGGCGATGGCCGACATGGGGTGTCAGACCGTCACCCTGCAATGGGTTGGCCTGATTGGCGGCGATTCGCCCTGGATGATCCCCGAGGACATGCTGCGCACCCTGTTCGACATCGCTCACGAACAAGGGATGCAGGTGCAGGTTGGCCTGCCGTTCGACAACGCGTGGTGGCAGGCACTGTCAGCGGATGAACAAGGCCAGCAGCGCTTCTTCGACCAGGCGCTGGGTGGAGCACAGCGCTACATGTCCAGCGCCCCCTGGCCACAGCACAAGGCCTTTGCCGGCTGGTACATACCCTATGAGCTGGAGCAGTACCACTGGGCGAGCACCGACAGCCAGCAGCGTTTGGCGCAGTGGTTGGCGGCGATGGCCAGCAGTACTCGGCAGCACAGCGATCGGGTGCCGTCGATTTCCACGTATTACAGTGTTCTGCCCACCGACGGCTCGCTGTTGCAGCTATGGCGCACGTTACTCGATACGACTCAACTGCGGCCGGTGGTGCAGGATGGGGTGGGCGTGGCCGGCTGGGCCAACCTGCAGGCTATCGAGCCACTGCTGCTGGAACTGCGCCGACGCCAGGTACCGTTCGACGTGGTGGTGGAGCTGTTCGAGCAACTGCCATCGCAGAAGAACGACGGGAGCGAGTTCAAGGCACGCTCTGCAGACTATGACCGGGTACGCCGCCAGTTGGAGTGGGCCCGTACCACAGGTGCAGAGCAGATCGTGGCGTTTGCCCTGGACCCGTGGGCATTGGGTGACGATCCGCGAGCACGAAGGCTGCGCGAGGACTGGCTGCGTGGGCACGGCTGA
- a CDS encoding acyl-CoA dehydrogenase family protein, which yields MRTLFREDHLLFREQVRRFVEERILPHYADWERDGLTPALLWREAGAQGLLCSALPPPYGAGGDFGHAMVVIEELARANCLGIGFSIHSDMVAPYLFNLGTQAQKDRWLPAMAAGELIGAIAMTEPGAGSDLKAVRCRAQRDGEHYVLNGQKTFITNGVNAGLIIVVASTEPDLGARGLSLFCVEAGSNGLTKGPAMAKIGQHAQDTCELFFDDLRLPADCLLGEENAGFEYLGRELARERLAIALRAAAHAEGMLEQTLAYTRERKVFGKRVSDHQHNRFILADAHARLTMLRVFLDDCARQLMQGDLDPVVAAMAKLNASEMQGQILDQLLQLHGGYGYSSEYGIGRAWADARALRIFGGTSEIMREIIGRSI from the coding sequence ATGCGAACACTTTTTCGTGAAGATCATCTGTTGTTTCGTGAGCAGGTTCGACGCTTTGTCGAAGAGCGGATTCTGCCCCACTACGCCGACTGGGAACGCGACGGCCTGACGCCGGCCCTGTTGTGGCGTGAAGCAGGCGCACAAGGGCTTCTTTGCTCGGCACTACCGCCCCCTTATGGTGCCGGAGGCGATTTTGGCCATGCCATGGTGGTAATCGAGGAGTTGGCCCGGGCCAATTGCCTGGGTATCGGTTTTTCGATCCATTCCGACATGGTTGCACCCTACCTGTTCAACCTTGGCACCCAGGCACAGAAAGACCGTTGGCTACCCGCCATGGCCGCCGGCGAGCTGATCGGCGCCATCGCCATGACCGAGCCAGGTGCAGGCAGTGACCTCAAGGCTGTGCGCTGCCGTGCCCAACGCGATGGTGAGCACTATGTGCTCAATGGCCAGAAGACGTTCATCACCAACGGCGTCAACGCTGGTCTGATCATTGTCGTTGCCAGCACCGAGCCAGACCTCGGCGCCCGCGGGCTGTCGCTGTTCTGTGTAGAGGCTGGGTCAAACGGCCTGACCAAAGGCCCGGCAATGGCCAAGATCGGGCAACATGCCCAAGACACCTGCGAGCTGTTCTTCGATGATCTGCGGCTGCCCGCCGACTGCCTGTTGGGCGAAGAGAACGCCGGGTTCGAGTACCTCGGGCGGGAGTTGGCTCGCGAGCGCCTGGCCATTGCCCTGCGCGCAGCTGCCCATGCCGAGGGCATGCTAGAACAAACGCTGGCATATACCCGCGAGCGCAAGGTGTTCGGCAAACGTGTCAGCGACCACCAACACAACCGCTTCATTCTCGCCGACGCCCACGCGCGACTGACCATGCTGCGAGTGTTTCTCGACGACTGCGCACGGCAGCTGATGCAAGGCGACCTTGACCCTGTAGTGGCAGCGATGGCCAAGCTCAATGCCAGCGAGATGCAGGGGCAGATACTGGATCAACTCCTGCAGTTGCACGGGGGTTATGGCTACAGCAGCGAATACGGGATCGGCCGCGCCTGGGCCGATGCCCGTGCGTTGCGCATCTTTGGAGGCACCAGCGAGATCATGCGGGAGATCATCGGGCGTAGCATTTAG